A genome region from Nicotiana tabacum cultivar K326 chromosome 13, ASM71507v2, whole genome shotgun sequence includes the following:
- the LOC107817743 gene encoding uncharacterized protein LOC107817743, giving the protein MKNQFHELTLEEFLEEITKQEQSFFKKKAAESEKSYVTEMFGELYFRENPESSISHLFPPMPKPPSANENANKASISEAEFEKISISEKLPNGDIALHVNEMQIGKGGEKNQKFN; this is encoded by the exons ATGAAAAATCAGTTTCATGAATTAACACTTGAGGAATTTCTTGAAGAGataactaaacaagaacaaagtTTTTTCAAGAAAAAGGCTGCTGAGTCTGAGAAATCTTATGTTACTGAAATGTTTGGTGAGCTTTATTTTAGAGAAAATCCTGAGTCATCTATAAGTCACCTTTTTCCTCCAATGCCAAAACCTCCTTCTGCTAATGAAAATGCTAATAAAGCATCCATTTCAGAAGCTGAGTTTGAGAAAATTAGTATAAGTGAGAAGCTCCCAAATGGTGACATTGCTCTGCATGTGAATGAGATGCAAATag GGAAAGGGGGAGAGAAGAATCAAAAGTTTAattaa